The following coding sequences lie in one Sphingomonas sp. M1-B02 genomic window:
- a CDS encoding HlyD family type I secretion periplasmic adaptor subunit yields MPSQEKRGRRSWTIRKPLGIGLAALIGLFGFVFVWASTFNISGAVIGKGQVQASVNRIAVQHPIGGVVAKILVNSGDKVKSGDVVVKLDDSSLRSELATIDSELFELLANEARLEAELENRATLAPHPLLQEARQNNPGVESLLKQQQRQLDAHFRSVGTQVSLLHRQRSQISDEAIGVQSALTAKREELALLEDELSQAKQNLQNGYVTRTVVSNLQRDTIKARGELGSLAAKKAELNGKVAEQSVKTYAAPLDIREVSADRLNLLRQQSKRLIENRNALVYKLSKLDVRAPVGGRVFDSKLLGPLSVVEAAKPIMYIVPNDKPGLVVVRVDATDIEQVQVGQETGLRFTTFNKRSTPIIDGRVTAISADAFRDEKTQAFYYFVDVSLLESEMQKLGNVELLPGMPVDAFLKTESRSPASYVIRPITDFFAKAFRD; encoded by the coding sequence ATGCCATCGCAAGAAAAGCGCGGCCGGCGCTCGTGGACTATTCGAAAACCCCTAGGAATCGGTTTGGCGGCTTTGATTGGCCTGTTTGGCTTTGTCTTCGTGTGGGCTTCGACTTTCAATATTTCCGGCGCCGTCATCGGCAAGGGGCAGGTTCAGGCGTCGGTCAACCGGATTGCCGTTCAGCACCCGATTGGGGGCGTAGTGGCAAAGATTTTGGTGAATAGCGGGGACAAAGTAAAAAGCGGGGACGTCGTTGTGAAACTTGACGACTCATCGCTTCGCTCGGAACTGGCCACGATCGACAGCGAGCTGTTCGAACTGCTCGCCAACGAGGCTCGACTTGAAGCCGAGCTAGAGAACCGCGCGACCCTTGCGCCCCACCCCCTTCTGCAAGAGGCCCGCCAGAACAACCCTGGGGTGGAATCTCTATTGAAACAGCAGCAACGCCAACTCGACGCTCATTTTCGTTCCGTCGGCACGCAGGTTTCCCTTCTGCATAGACAAAGAAGCCAGATTTCGGATGAGGCCATCGGCGTTCAGTCCGCCCTCACGGCCAAGCGTGAAGAGCTCGCGCTTCTAGAAGACGAGCTCTCCCAAGCGAAGCAGAACTTACAAAATGGATATGTTACAAGAACAGTGGTGTCGAACCTGCAGAGAGACACCATAAAAGCTAGGGGCGAGTTAGGTAGCTTGGCTGCAAAGAAGGCTGAGCTGAACGGAAAGGTCGCCGAGCAATCCGTGAAGACCTACGCGGCACCGTTGGATATCAGGGAGGTCAGTGCGGACAGACTTAACTTGTTACGTCAGCAGTCAAAGCGACTGATTGAGAACCGGAACGCGCTCGTTTACAAACTTAGTAAATTGGATGTGCGCGCGCCCGTGGGCGGAAGGGTTTTTGATTCAAAGCTGCTTGGACCACTATCGGTTGTAGAAGCGGCTAAGCCGATCATGTACATCGTGCCGAACGACAAACCGGGCTTAGTGGTAGTCCGCGTCGACGCGACGGATATCGAGCAGGTCCAGGTCGGTCAGGAAACAGGACTCAGGTTCACCACGTTCAATAAAAGATCAACGCCTATCATAGATGGCCGAGTAACGGCCATTTCGGCCGATGCATTTCGCGATGAAAAAACGCAAGCATTTTATTATTTCGTCGACGTCAGTCTCCTGGAAAGCGAGATGCAGAAGCTTGGAAATGTCGAACTGCTTCCAGGAATGCCGGTCGATGCCTTTCTCAAGACAGAAAGCCGCTCGCCCGCGAGCTATGTCATTAGACCGATCACGGACTTTTTCGCCAAGGCCTTTCGCGATTGA